From Sulfuracidifex tepidarius, one genomic window encodes:
- a CDS encoding translation initiation factor IF-2 subunit alpha codes for MIHRKSTFPSEGEILIGTVKNVFDYGSYISLDEYPGVNAFLPWSEISTKWVKNVRDIVKEGRKVVVKVIRLDRKKGSVDVSLKKVTDDERRKKNMEWKKLQKLDKILEMVASKVGKDEKAAWEEVEWKLESQYGDPMGVIEKATKEGPDLLLKAGVSEEWVKPLLEEASKHVEDRRVKESEILSIRTMSGEGVEKMRQVLADAINTVLKDKHGFTVKLYTIGAPRYRLEVIGTEPKETSKLLQEILESLLDSRGEVEIEVVKK; via the coding sequence ATGATACATCGCAAATCGACCTTCCCCTCTGAAGGAGAAATTTTGATCGGAACAGTGAAAAATGTTTTTGATTACGGTAGCTATATTTCTTTGGACGAGTACCCCGGCGTAAACGCGTTTCTACCGTGGAGCGAAATAAGTACCAAATGGGTAAAGAACGTCCGTGATATAGTCAAAGAAGGAAGAAAGGTAGTAGTGAAAGTAATAAGGCTCGATAGGAAGAAAGGGTCAGTTGACGTATCTCTCAAGAAGGTCACTGATGATGAAAGAAGGAAAAAGAACATGGAATGGAAGAAACTTCAGAAGCTCGACAAGATACTCGAGATGGTGGCGAGCAAGGTGGGTAAGGACGAAAAAGCAGCGTGGGAAGAAGTGGAGTGGAAGCTGGAATCTCAATACGGTGACCCGATGGGAGTCATAGAGAAAGCTACGAAGGAGGGCCCGGATCTCTTGTTAAAGGCCGGCGTCTCGGAGGAATGGGTAAAACCTTTACTGGAGGAAGCCTCTAAGCATGTGGAGGACAGGAGAGTAAAGGAAAGTGAGATTCTAAGTATAAGGACTATGTCTGGTGAAGGAGTTGAGAAAATGAGACAAGTGTTAGCGGATGCCATAAATACAGTACTGAAGGACAAGCACGGTTTCACAGTTAAGCTATACACTATAGGCGCACCTAGGTATAGGCTCGAGGTCATAGGCACGGAACCTAAGGAAACATCTAAGCTTCTGCAGGAAATCCTTGAAAGTCTTCTGGATTCTAGAGGAGAAGTAGAAATAGAGGTAGTAAAGAAGTGA
- a CDS encoding 30S ribosomal protein S27e: MMNKFRILIPEPNSKYIRVKCSQCGYEQTVFSNSTFPVRCLSCGAQLVFPRGGKAKINGDILKVLG, encoded by the coding sequence GTGATGAACAAGTTCAGAATACTCATACCAGAACCCAACAGCAAGTACATCAGAGTCAAGTGCAGTCAATGCGGGTACGAACAGACAGTCTTCTCTAATTCAACCTTCCCAGTGAGATGCTTGTCGTGCGGAGCTCAGCTAGTCTTCCCGAGGGGAGGAAAAGCAAAAATAAATGGGGACATTCTAAAGGTACTAGGGTAG
- a CDS encoding 50S ribosomal protein L44e: MKVPKSLNVYCPKCKTHTPHSVSLYKNGKRRSLAEGQRRYDRKNEGYGSTRKPEQKRFAKTTKKASLVLKCSKCGYVIQKSGMRLKKVELTEVAK; this comes from the coding sequence ATGAAGGTTCCTAAGAGTCTTAACGTTTATTGTCCCAAATGCAAGACTCACACTCCTCACTCTGTATCTCTATATAAAAACGGAAAGAGGAGGTCGCTAGCCGAGGGCCAAAGGAGATATGATAGGAAGAATGAAGGTTATGGAAGCACAAGAAAGCCCGAACAGAAGAGGTTCGCAAAGACCACGAAGAAAGCTTCCTTGGTTCTGAAGTGCTCCAAGTGCGGTTACGTTATACAGAAATCAGGAATGCGCCTTAAGAAGGTGGAGCTCACAGAGGTGGCCAAGTGA
- the priS gene encoding DNA primase small subunit PriS, which translates to MKCLTVHTGTSMSHQGQNNKVVEGLFKEYYSNPGNLELPFDMELREFAVQPLSAEGYIRHLSFHSEGELLNFLKTKVPAHLFYSSAKYQLPDAKDVEKKGWMGADLLFDIDADHLCEVHEVKFCPVCGSLTNSQSCEKDGTDTSIYQEMGEECIREGAKHAYVLEDILKHDFGMEPKVYFSGNRGFHVQVDCVGECALLGSDERKEIVDYVSGDDVPDYKGSPEDPGWVGRKARGERGVVLDRQVTIDVKRLIRIPNSLHGKSGLLVKKADPRSFTPRVSELSPFKGAVSFLPFLTINTKLFDVEVSVEKGKITVIPTSLGVLLHLKGLGEILAHVG; encoded by the coding sequence ATGAAATGCCTAACGGTGCATACGGGGACTTCTATGTCGCACCAAGGGCAGAATAACAAGGTAGTTGAAGGCCTTTTCAAGGAGTACTACTCAAACCCAGGTAACCTTGAGCTCCCCTTCGACATGGAATTAAGGGAATTCGCAGTCCAACCTTTGTCCGCTGAAGGTTACATCAGGCATCTGTCCTTTCACTCTGAGGGGGAGTTGCTCAACTTCCTTAAGACTAAAGTCCCCGCACACCTCTTCTACTCGTCTGCGAAGTATCAACTTCCCGACGCCAAGGATGTCGAGAAGAAGGGCTGGATGGGAGCTGATTTACTTTTCGACATAGATGCGGACCACCTCTGTGAAGTCCACGAGGTTAAGTTCTGTCCTGTCTGCGGTTCTTTAACTAATTCACAGAGTTGTGAAAAAGACGGTACGGATACCTCGATCTATCAAGAAATGGGGGAGGAGTGTATCAGAGAGGGAGCCAAACACGCTTACGTGCTGGAGGACATCTTGAAACACGACTTCGGCATGGAACCTAAAGTTTATTTCTCTGGGAACAGGGGTTTCCACGTTCAGGTGGACTGCGTGGGGGAATGTGCCTTGTTAGGATCCGATGAAAGGAAGGAAATAGTTGACTATGTAAGCGGGGACGACGTACCTGATTATAAGGGATCTCCGGAGGATCCGGGATGGGTAGGAAGGAAGGCCCGCGGAGAGAGGGGAGTCGTCCTCGATAGGCAGGTCACGATTGACGTGAAGAGGCTCATCAGGATTCCTAACTCGCTACACGGGAAATCAGGTCTGTTGGTGAAGAAAGCTGATCCGCGTTCATTCACGCCCAGAGTCAGCGAACTTTCTCCCTTCAAGGGTGCAGTCTCATTCCTTCCATTCCTGACCATAAACACCAAGTTATTCGACGTTGAGGTCTCTGTCGAGAAAGGAAAGATCACGGTAATACCGACCTCGTTGGGAGTTCTTCTTCACTTAAAAGGGCTCGGGGAGATTCTTGCTCATGTTGGATGA
- a CDS encoding DNA polymerase sliding clamp: protein MKAKVADALAFSDIIAAVENFIPEVNMVATQDGLKIFGVDTAKVAFLSINLPAGYFEEYSVSEEKELIGVKLGDLSDVLKRGGKDDLLELETNQNTIIINYKGNVERRFSLPLLSLEEGREPSMGFQFSFRAKMMTSNLVSSLDVLSEIGSVLILESSSGKFIMQVEGDMSDAKAELSTESGSLIEADGVDARSSYSMDYVMGTTSLRKAADTVEVSFGTQIPVRLHYEMPNGAYGDFYVAPRAE, encoded by the coding sequence ATGAAAGCTAAAGTAGCTGATGCATTAGCATTTTCTGATATCATTGCAGCAGTGGAGAACTTCATCCCTGAAGTAAACATGGTTGCCACACAAGATGGGCTTAAAATCTTTGGAGTCGACACTGCAAAGGTAGCATTTCTATCCATCAATTTACCTGCGGGATATTTCGAGGAGTACTCTGTGAGTGAGGAGAAGGAGCTGATAGGAGTCAAGCTAGGAGATCTCTCTGACGTGTTGAAAAGGGGCGGAAAGGATGACCTTCTCGAACTGGAGACGAATCAAAACACTATAATAATCAACTATAAAGGTAACGTCGAGAGGAGGTTCTCCCTTCCCTTACTTTCGTTAGAGGAAGGAAGGGAACCATCAATGGGGTTTCAGTTCTCCTTCAGGGCGAAGATGATGACTTCAAACTTAGTTAGCTCATTAGACGTGCTTTCGGAGATAGGCAGTGTCCTCATTCTTGAGTCGAGTTCCGGAAAGTTCATAATGCAGGTAGAAGGTGACATGTCTGACGCTAAGGCAGAGCTTTCAACTGAAAGCGGGTCTCTCATAGAGGCTGACGGAGTTGACGCTAGGTCGAGTTACAGCATGGACTACGTAATGGGGACCACATCACTGAGGAAGGCCGCAGACACTGTGGAGGTCAGCTTCGGGACTCAGATCCCTGTGAGGCTTCATTATGAAATGCCTAACGGTGCATACGGGGACTTCTATGTCGCACCAAGGGCAGAATAA
- a CDS encoding ATP/GTP-binding protein has protein sequence MYFVFFVGTAGSGKTTLVKTFNDYLNDMQMDSAIINLDPAVESLPYTPSLDVRDYVDAYEVMEKFGLGPNSSLIAASDLILTKASEIKEDVDQIESNYVLVDTPGQIELFAYRETGRMLSSLIAGDNKKAMAFLIDSFIAKEARSYVSMLLLSSSVKFRMDMPTVNLLSKVDLLTEKELQEILTWSNGEELVDSLGTIDEYSYELVKSLVESLSAPPTPVSSTSNLGIDNFYAEIQRIFAGGEDFLTEEGNPTL, from the coding sequence ATGTATTTTGTCTTCTTCGTGGGGACAGCTGGGTCAGGTAAGACCACCCTTGTGAAGACCTTCAATGACTACCTCAACGATATGCAGATGGACTCCGCTATAATTAACTTGGATCCGGCTGTTGAAAGCCTTCCTTACACGCCTTCATTAGACGTGAGGGATTACGTTGATGCGTATGAAGTGATGGAGAAGTTTGGGCTAGGACCAAACTCATCTCTCATAGCCGCTTCCGACCTAATACTCACCAAGGCGTCGGAAATCAAGGAAGATGTGGACCAGATAGAGTCAAATTACGTGTTAGTGGACACCCCTGGTCAAATAGAGCTCTTCGCTTACCGTGAGACCGGTAGGATGTTGTCCTCACTCATAGCAGGAGACAACAAGAAGGCCATGGCTTTCCTAATAGATTCTTTCATAGCAAAGGAAGCTAGGAGCTACGTTTCCATGCTGTTACTCTCGAGTTCAGTCAAATTCAGGATGGACATGCCTACGGTTAACTTGCTGAGCAAGGTAGACCTTCTAACGGAGAAAGAGCTTCAGGAGATATTGACCTGGAGTAACGGGGAGGAACTGGTTGATAGCCTAGGTACTATAGACGAATACTCATATGAGCTGGTAAAGTCCTTGGTGGAGAGTCTGTCGGCACCGCCTACACCAGTCTCCTCTACTTCTAACTTGGGAATAGATAATTTTTATGCAGAGATCCAACGTATCTTCGCAGGAGGAGAGGACTTCCTTACCGAGGAGGGAAACCCTACGTTGTGA
- the prs gene encoding ribose-phosphate diphosphokinase produces the protein MIIVGGPASNGIDDGIAKSLSLPLVKVQSKIFPDGESYVRIPETVKDNEVVVVQSTFPEQDKRLMELFFISETLRDMGATKVHAVVPYLAYSRQDRRFMEGEAISVKTVLRMISQAGADTLLTVEPHHEEEMKYFSGQVKTVSPYEEIAIEIRKHVSEPYVLAPDRSALGRAERIAKIVEGNFSFIEKMRDKETGKTTIKEAPNVNLKGKDVILIDDVISTGGTMVQAAEYAYERGANSVIASACHVLLVGDAKSKMKRAGIKKIFGTNTVKNDEEVITVDISKTIALSL, from the coding sequence ATGATTATAGTAGGAGGGCCGGCATCCAACGGCATAGATGATGGAATAGCTAAGTCGCTTTCCTTACCATTAGTCAAGGTCCAGAGCAAGATATTTCCGGACGGGGAGTCATACGTTAGAATCCCGGAGACAGTTAAAGACAACGAGGTGGTAGTTGTACAGTCAACCTTCCCTGAACAGGACAAAAGGCTCATGGAGCTCTTCTTCATAAGTGAGACGCTGAGGGACATGGGAGCTACGAAGGTACACGCAGTAGTTCCTTATCTAGCTTACTCTAGACAGGATAGGAGGTTCATGGAAGGGGAGGCTATAAGCGTGAAGACAGTGTTAAGGATGATATCGCAAGCCGGAGCAGACACCTTGTTAACTGTTGAACCTCATCATGAAGAGGAGATGAAGTACTTCTCAGGCCAAGTGAAGACGGTTAGCCCTTACGAGGAGATAGCAATAGAAATAAGGAAGCACGTTAGTGAGCCTTACGTTTTAGCCCCTGATAGGAGCGCACTTGGTAGGGCTGAGAGAATAGCCAAAATCGTGGAAGGGAATTTCTCCTTTATAGAAAAAATGAGGGACAAGGAAACGGGAAAGACAACGATAAAGGAAGCCCCTAACGTCAACCTCAAGGGAAAGGACGTGATACTCATAGACGACGTCATAAGCACTGGAGGTACAATGGTTCAGGCAGCAGAGTACGCTTACGAAAGGGGGGCCAACAGCGTGATTGCCTCCGCATGTCACGTGCTTCTTGTGGGAGACGCCAAATCTAAGATGAAGAGAGCTGGGATCAAAAAGATATTCGGAACTAACACTGTAAAGAACGACGAAGAAGTAATAACTGTAGACATATCTAAGACAATTGCGTTAAGCTTATGA
- a CDS encoding TRM11 family SAM-dependent methyltransferase, whose protein sequence is MKYAVLNWRDPFLSLAELRALTDTKYDQIHMMSGVAIGEWSQDTLSSRSALIKRNGDLIMVTNDPKEVNETLKGGCFSIDIDVALGEMREEFTPIYNEAIKGIKLSRTCEKLDMMFSDGNMILGKRKDSIDNRTLDAHNKKPFTQSGTMTARTSRLLVNLSAPRRTFLDPFCGLGSLLIEASWLGYRCYGLDFDLYMTWKSKENLKSFSLECQLVQGSASSLPFRQVDGIATDPPYGRSTKFTGELKSLYEEFFYSTAEILKGKLVFSTDAKMDFDDDLKSAGFSIDEIHFMYMHKSLSRKIYVVRR, encoded by the coding sequence ATGAAGTACGCCGTGCTCAACTGGAGAGACCCTTTCCTATCCTTAGCTGAACTCAGAGCTTTAACTGACACCAAGTACGACCAAATTCACATGATGTCAGGCGTAGCAATAGGAGAATGGAGTCAGGATACGCTTTCATCAAGATCTGCATTAATTAAGAGAAATGGGGACTTGATCATGGTGACTAACGACCCTAAAGAGGTGAACGAGACGCTCAAAGGGGGATGCTTTTCCATAGACATAGACGTAGCCCTCGGGGAAATGAGGGAAGAGTTCACTCCCATTTACAACGAGGCAATAAAGGGGATTAAGCTCTCGAGGACGTGTGAAAAGCTGGACATGATGTTCAGCGACGGCAACATGATACTAGGTAAGAGGAAGGACTCAATAGACAACCGAACTTTAGATGCCCACAACAAGAAACCTTTCACTCAGTCTGGGACAATGACGGCTAGGACGTCAAGGCTCCTGGTTAACCTCTCAGCCCCTAGGAGGACTTTCCTGGACCCTTTCTGCGGACTCGGTTCCCTCCTTATCGAAGCTTCGTGGCTGGGGTATAGATGCTACGGACTCGACTTCGACCTCTACATGACGTGGAAGAGCAAGGAGAACTTGAAAAGTTTTTCCTTAGAGTGTCAACTCGTCCAAGGTTCGGCTTCCTCACTTCCTTTCAGACAAGTTGACGGTATAGCTACCGATCCTCCTTACGGGAGGTCGACCAAGTTCACGGGAGAGCTGAAGTCCCTATATGAGGAATTCTTTTATTCTACGGCTGAAATTCTGAAGGGAAAGCTGGTGTTTTCAACTGACGCTAAAATGGACTTCGACGACGACTTGAAGTCAGCAGGATTTTCCATAGATGAAATACATTTCATGTACATGCATAAGTCTTTGTCAAGGAAAATTTACGTGGTGAGGAGATGA
- the rnz gene encoding ribonuclease Z, whose amino-acid sequence MIKVYFLGTGGGAPSKERNLPAFLVKREGFSALLDCGEGTQYTFMKYGFSSVSLDLVGITHMHGDHVLGLVGLIESMGMLNREKPLYILGPSHLRDFLYSAFESTHFRPRFELRFLDEFENKDLTIKKFKTCHTVPSQGYVIQEKDRVNLDMEKLSEMGIKDWTLLRKLKEGNDVTVNGTLIRHEDFLITRKGSKIVYTGDTRPCQSTVEASRDADLLIHESTFLDEPSALTYGHSNVSEAASIATDSNVKLLALTHISARYIDTRSLLDTAKRSFPRVVLPDDLSFINV is encoded by the coding sequence ATGATAAAGGTATATTTCTTGGGGACAGGAGGAGGAGCCCCAAGCAAGGAAAGGAACCTCCCTGCCTTCCTGGTGAAAAGGGAAGGATTCTCAGCTCTATTGGACTGTGGTGAAGGGACTCAGTACACGTTCATGAAGTACGGCTTCAGTTCCGTGTCTCTAGACCTTGTGGGGATAACCCACATGCACGGAGACCACGTCTTAGGTCTGGTCGGGTTAATAGAAAGTATGGGGATGTTGAATAGGGAAAAGCCTCTCTACATCTTGGGACCTTCCCACCTGAGGGATTTCCTTTACTCTGCGTTTGAGTCCACACACTTCAGACCTAGGTTCGAGCTTAGATTCCTGGACGAGTTCGAAAATAAAGACCTTACGATAAAGAAATTTAAGACATGTCACACCGTGCCCTCCCAAGGTTACGTCATCCAGGAGAAAGACAGGGTAAACCTGGACATGGAAAAGCTCAGTGAAATGGGGATCAAAGACTGGACACTGTTGAGAAAGCTAAAGGAGGGAAATGACGTCACAGTGAACGGAACGTTGATAAGACACGAGGATTTCCTGATAACCAGGAAAGGAAGTAAGATAGTCTACACGGGTGACACTAGGCCTTGTCAGTCTACTGTAGAAGCCTCAAGGGACGCTGACCTACTGATCCATGAATCGACGTTCTTGGACGAACCCTCGGCTTTGACGTACGGCCACTCCAACGTGAGCGAGGCCGCTTCAATAGCGACAGATAGCAATGTGAAACTCTTGGCTTTAACTCACATAAGTGCTAGGTATATCGACACAAGGTCATTACTAGACACTGCTAAGAGGAGCTTCCCTAGAGTTGTCTTACCTGACGATTTATCATTCATCAACGTCTGA
- a CDS encoding RNA-binding domain-containing protein yields MDKVTVVAEVKPSELKERVINAVSNFLIYEKVKEDSLDLSLVLTFESSSLKSLMKVHRALREEKILDASRKYLLRGLEGNTITFMIHKQAAAARVLTFVDSEEESPLGPIKFFIKSDKAKDVIDWLAPKTSHGRPLWENPMP; encoded by the coding sequence TTGGATAAGGTAACCGTAGTAGCCGAGGTAAAGCCTTCAGAGTTGAAGGAGAGAGTTATCAATGCTGTGTCGAATTTCTTGATCTATGAGAAAGTAAAGGAAGACTCTTTAGACCTCTCACTTGTGCTGACTTTCGAGTCTTCATCGCTCAAAAGCCTCATGAAAGTTCACAGGGCTCTAAGGGAAGAGAAGATCCTCGACGCCTCAAGGAAGTACCTACTTCGAGGGTTGGAAGGAAACACCATAACTTTCATGATTCATAAGCAAGCTGCTGCAGCGAGGGTACTGACTTTCGTCGACAGTGAAGAGGAATCTCCTCTGGGACCGATAAAGTTCTTCATAAAGAGCGACAAGGCTAAGGACGTGATCGATTGGTTGGCTCCCAAAACAAGTCACGGAAGACCTTTATGGGAAAACCCAATGCCTTGA